A stretch of the Corylus avellana chromosome ca6, CavTom2PMs-1.0 genome encodes the following:
- the LOC132185592 gene encoding uncharacterized protein LOC132185592 — MAIAEEEEKLLAAGFIRKVDYPTWISNVVMVKKANGKWRICVDFTDLNQACPKDNFSLPRIDLLIDSTAGHELLSFMDAFSGYNQIKMDLADQEKTAFIIDRGRYCYITMPFGLKNAGATHQRFIAQSTDRSLPFFKILRKSFEWNDECKVAFKNLKEYLASPPLLNRAELGEPLYVYLASTTTTVNFVLIREGIEKLAFALITIARRLRPYYQAHPIEVLTSHPLKKSLHKSNTSSCLVQWSVELGDFDIGYLPRTAIKAQVVALFLGQFTEDTEETNEGNKEPVWFIEVDGSSSLERSGAGIVIKTPDGVTVKHAVRFKFQATNNKAQYEALIAGLHMPKQHGANSVSVQSDSQLVVGQLMGEYEAKGEKIKLSESPPGEKTTISESKTPAIEDHQASRYTLFKSVVKYLVEGNLQENPAKAKAVRCRASRYLIQNDVLYKRSFIHPLLRCLSNNEADNVLREIHEGICGNHSGKRSLAHKALRAGYCWPTMAQDAHDMVKNCKKSQQFANVPKSPPEDLTSIFTPWPFTLSGVDIVGSLPSGKGGVKFALVTVDYFTKWAEAKALATFT, encoded by the exons ATGGCGATCGCTGAGGAGGAAGAAAAGCTCCTGGCAGCGGGATTCATCAGAAAAGTTGACTACCCAACCTGGATCTCTAATGTTGTAATGGTGAAGAAAGCAAACGGTAAGTGGCGTATATGCGTTGATTTTACGGATCTCAACCAAGCTTGTCCCAAAGACAATTTTTCGTTGCCCCGAATTGATCTCTTAATAGACTCCACCGCTGGTCACGAGCTGTTAAGCTTCATGGACGCCTTCTCCGGCTACAACCAAATCAAGATGGACCTAGCGGACCAGGAGAAAACGGCCTTCATCATCGACAGAGGACGTTATTGCTACATCACTATGCCCTTTGGATTAAAGAACGCAGGGGCCACACACCAGAG GTTCATAGCCCAATCCACAGATAGAAGCCTCCCATTCTTTAAGATACTACGGAAATCGTTTGAGTGGAATGACGAATGCAAGGTAGCATTTAAGAACCTTAAGGAATACTTGGCTTCACCACCACTCCTTAATAGAGCCGAACTTGGGGAGCCGCTCTATGTCTATCTGGCGTCCACCACCACTACTGTCAATTTCGTTCTTATCAGGGAAg GAATTGAGAAGTTGGCATTCGCTTTGATCACCATTGCCAGACGGCTCCGACCTTATTACCAAGCTCATCCTATTGAGGTACTTACTAGTCATCCACTAAAGAAGTCTCTCCACAAGTCGAACACATCGAGTTGCTTGGTACAATGGTCCGTCGAACTAGGCGACTTCGATATTGGGTATCTCCCAAGGACCGCAATAAAGGCACAAGTAGTTGCACTTTTTCTGGGACAATTCACCGAAGACACTGAAGAAACCAATGAAGGTAATAAAGAGCCCGTTTGGTTCATTGAAGTTGATGGGTCATCATCCTTGGAAAGAAGTGGAGCTGGAATTGTTATCAAAACACCTGATGGGGTCACCGTTAAACACGCAGTTCGGTTCAAGTTCCAGGCAACAAATAACAAAGCACAATATGAGGCACTCATTGCCGGACTACATATGCCTAAacaacatggagccaacagtgTAAGTGTACAGAGCGACTCTCAATTGGTGGTAGGCCAGTTAATGGGCGAATATGAagcaaaaggagaaaaaatcaaACT TTCTGAATCACCCCCGGGGGAGAAAACCACTATCAGCGAATCGAAAACACCAGCAATTGAGGACCACCAAGCTTCCAGGTATACATTATTTAAATCTGTAGTAAAATACCTTGTTGAAGGCAACCTTCAGGAGAATCCCGCAAAAGCCAAAGCAGTCCGCTGCCGGGCATCGAGGTACCTAATCCAGAATGATGTTTTATACAAGCGAAGCTTTATTCATCCACTCTTGCGATGTTTATCCAATAATGAAGCGGACAATGTCTTGAGAGAAATCCACGAGGGAATATGCGGGAACCACTCAGGGAAGAGATCCCTGGCACACAAAGCCTTGAGGGCAGGATACTGTTGGCCAACAATGGCTCAAGATGCACACGACATGGTCAAAAATTGTAAGAAGAGCCAACAGTTTGCAAACGTCCCAAAGAGTCCGCCGGAAGATCTCACATCAATATTCACTCCTTGGCCGTTCACACTATCGGGGGTAGACATTGTAGGATCCTTACCATCGGGAAAAGGAGGAGTCAAGTTTGCCCTAGTGACGGTCGACTACTTCACCAAGTGGGCAGAAGCCAAAGCATTAGCCACCTTCACATAA